The following coding sequences lie in one Vibrio casei genomic window:
- the phoR gene encoding phosphate regulon sensor histidine kinase PhoR, with protein sequence MVERLTSKKLAWSLAFFYLPWILIGWFFGSMSWLLLAATVLQLLWQLHNQVRLSEWLWDEKRLSPPSGNGSWEPLFNGIYRLQQKQRRRRKELGNIIRRFRNGAESLPDAVVVFRSEGNIVWCNKLAQSLLGFRWPDDTGQPIANLIRTPDFIKYLSKKDFSEPLEMLSPLTPDRVLELRIVPYTDGEHLMVVRDITQLKQLEGMRRNFFANVSHELRTPMTVLQGYLEMTEDPEVLAGPMWSKAHGVMTEQLSRMNSLVEQLLTLSKIEAAPIHDLDEIVNIPSMLDILEKEAVALSGPHQHNIVFDIDKKLNVYGDEDQLRSAISNLVYNAVKYTPPGADVCVKWHETPKGACLSVKDSGDGIEPQHIHRLTERFYRVDKARSRETGGSGLGLAIAKHALSHHESYLDIQSQVGEGSCFSFVLPKKLVARNIIERGDNV encoded by the coding sequence ATGGTTGAAAGGTTAACCTCGAAAAAGCTAGCTTGGTCGCTGGCTTTTTTTTACCTCCCTTGGATTTTAATCGGGTGGTTCTTTGGCTCGATGAGTTGGTTGCTGTTAGCCGCGACAGTCTTACAATTGTTGTGGCAATTACATAATCAAGTCCGTTTATCGGAATGGTTATGGGATGAAAAACGCTTAAGCCCGCCTTCTGGTAATGGGAGTTGGGAGCCTTTATTTAATGGCATTTATCGTTTACAACAAAAGCAGCGTCGTCGCCGTAAAGAATTAGGTAACATTATTCGTCGCTTCCGTAATGGTGCCGAGTCTTTACCTGATGCCGTGGTGGTTTTTCGCAGCGAAGGCAACATTGTTTGGTGTAATAAACTTGCACAATCATTACTTGGTTTTCGTTGGCCAGATGACACCGGACAGCCTATAGCTAACTTGATTCGGACGCCCGATTTTATTAAATATCTTTCGAAAAAAGATTTTTCAGAACCTCTAGAGATGTTATCGCCATTAACACCGGACCGTGTTCTTGAACTACGTATAGTCCCGTACACCGATGGTGAGCATCTTATGGTCGTGCGTGATATCACACAACTTAAGCAGCTTGAAGGTATGCGTCGTAACTTTTTTGCTAATGTTTCTCATGAGTTACGAACGCCAATGACGGTGTTACAAGGTTATTTAGAAATGACGGAAGATCCGGAAGTTCTTGCTGGGCCAATGTGGTCGAAAGCCCATGGTGTAATGACGGAACAATTATCGCGGATGAATTCATTAGTTGAACAATTACTGACCTTATCCAAAATAGAGGCCGCACCAATTCATGATCTTGATGAGATCGTCAACATACCCTCAATGCTTGATATTTTAGAGAAAGAAGCGGTGGCGTTAAGTGGGCCTCATCAACACAATATTGTTTTCGATATTGATAAGAAGCTAAATGTATATGGAGATGAAGATCAATTGCGCAGTGCTATTTCTAACTTAGTGTATAACGCCGTTAAATATACGCCACCTGGAGCTGATGTTTGTGTTAAGTGGCATGAAACCCCTAAAGGGGCATGTTTATCTGTAAAAGACAGTGGAGATGGCATTGAGCCTCAGCATATTCATCGTCTTACTGAGCGTTTTTATCGAGTAGATAAAGCTCGTTCAAGAGAAACGGGCGGTAGTGGGCTAGGGTTGGCGATAGCTAAGCATGCTTTAAGTCATCATGAGTCCTATTTAGACATTCAAAGCCAAGTAGGAGAAGGCAGCTGTTTTTCATTTGTGTTACCTAAAAAGTTGGTTGCACGTAACATAATAGAAAGGGGAGACAATGTGTAA
- the phoB gene encoding phosphate regulon transcriptional regulator PhoB, whose translation MSRRILVVEDEAPIREMLCFVLEQKSYQTVEAEDYDTAISKLCEPYPDLILLDWMLPGGSGINFIKHLKREELTRNIPVVMLTARGEEEDKVRGLEVGADDYITKPFSPKELVARLKAVIRRVTPTALEDVIDVQGLKLDPVSHRVTANEEAVDMGPTEFKMLHFFMTHQERVYSREQLLNNVWGTNVYVEDRTVDVHIRRLRKALELAGHDKLVQTVRGAGYRFSTRA comes from the coding sequence ATGTCGAGAAGAATTTTGGTTGTTGAAGATGAGGCTCCAATCCGGGAGATGCTTTGTTTTGTATTAGAGCAAAAAAGTTATCAAACGGTTGAAGCGGAAGATTACGATACTGCAATTAGTAAACTGTGCGAACCTTATCCTGATCTGATTTTACTCGATTGGATGCTTCCTGGCGGCTCTGGTATCAATTTTATTAAGCACCTTAAACGTGAAGAGCTGACTCGAAATATTCCAGTTGTTATGTTAACGGCTCGTGGTGAAGAAGAAGATAAAGTCAGAGGCTTGGAAGTCGGCGCTGACGATTACATTACTAAACCATTTTCACCAAAAGAATTGGTAGCACGTTTAAAAGCGGTGATTCGAAGAGTTACTCCTACAGCTTTAGAGGATGTGATAGATGTACAGGGGTTGAAGTTAGATCCTGTTTCTCACCGAGTGACGGCAAATGAAGAAGCGGTTGACATGGGGCCGACTGAATTCAAAATGCTACACTTTTTCATGACACATCAAGAACGTGTCTATAGCCGTGAGCAACTTCTTAATAATGTATGGGGAACCAACGTTTATGTAGAAGATAGAACGGTTGATGTTCACATTCGTCGCTTAAGAAAAGCGTTAGAGCTTGCGGGGCATGATAAATTAGTTCAAACCGTTCGTGGGGCTGGCTATCGTTTCTCTACACGAGCATAA
- the ppk1 gene encoding polyphosphate kinase 1: protein MSSEKLYIEKELSWLSFNERVLQEAADKTVPLIERVRFLGIFSSNLDEFYKVRFADVKRRILISQESKSSDSPKHLLTKMQTKVLKLNQRFDELYNELILEMARRRIFLVNESQLQEYQQKWIKKYFEREVLPHITPFLMSSDTDVLSFLKDEHSYLAVEITNNDQRNFALIDIPTNHLPRFIMVPEQKGKSRKTIILLDNIIRFCLDDIFKGFFEYEELKCYTMTMTRDAEYDLRHEVEHSLLEQMSDGVNQRLTAMPVRLVYQRDMPEHLLKFLCEKLNMSSYDSLIPGGRYHNFKDFTSFPNVGRDYLENKPLPPLKCADFDGYPNSFEAISAQDILLYYPYHSFDHITELVRQASFDPKVISIKINIYRVAKNSKLMNSLMDAVHNKKKVTVVVELQARFDEEANIEWAKLLTDAGVHVIFGAPGLKIHSKLLLITRREQEELKRYAHVGTGNFHEKTARIYTDFALLTADPLITSEVRNVFGYIENPYRPVRFNQLMVSPRNSRQQIYKIIDSEIAIAKEGRKASIILKVNNLVDKGLVSKLYGASNAGVKIKMIIRGMCSLVPGIQGVSENITIISVIDRFLEHPRVMVTENDGDPKVYISSADWMTRNIDYRIEVATPVHSPRLKQRIIDILNIHFIDTVKARVIDKEMSNTYVPRGNRKKVRSQIAIYDYLKQIEKKARQKIEPTE from the coding sequence ATGAGCTCAGAAAAACTTTACATTGAAAAAGAACTTAGTTGGCTGTCTTTCAACGAACGTGTATTGCAAGAGGCCGCAGACAAAACCGTTCCACTAATTGAACGCGTTCGCTTTTTAGGCATTTTTTCAAGTAACTTAGACGAGTTCTACAAAGTCCGTTTTGCTGATGTCAAACGTCGTATATTAATAAGCCAAGAGAGCAAAAGCAGCGACAGTCCTAAACACTTATTAACCAAGATGCAAACTAAGGTGCTAAAACTCAATCAGCGATTCGATGAACTCTACAATGAATTGATTCTTGAAATGGCGCGCCGTCGAATTTTCTTAGTGAATGAATCCCAGCTACAAGAATACCAACAAAAATGGATAAAGAAATATTTCGAACGTGAAGTTCTTCCTCATATCACGCCTTTTTTAATGAGTTCCGATACCGATGTCCTCAGCTTCTTAAAAGATGAACATTCTTATCTTGCCGTTGAGATAACCAATAATGATCAACGTAATTTTGCATTAATTGATATCCCAACCAATCACCTTCCGCGATTTATCATGGTGCCAGAACAAAAAGGGAAAAGCCGTAAAACCATCATATTATTAGATAATATTATCCGTTTTTGTTTAGATGATATTTTTAAAGGTTTCTTTGAGTACGAAGAACTTAAGTGCTATACCATGACGATGACACGCGATGCAGAATATGATTTACGTCATGAAGTAGAACACAGTTTACTTGAACAAATGTCTGATGGCGTGAATCAACGCTTAACGGCTATGCCAGTACGTTTAGTATATCAGCGTGATATGCCAGAACATCTATTGAAGTTTTTATGTGAAAAACTCAATATGAGCAGTTACGACAGCTTGATCCCAGGGGGGCGCTATCATAACTTTAAAGATTTCACGAGCTTCCCTAACGTTGGGCGAGACTATTTAGAAAATAAACCTCTTCCACCTTTAAAGTGCGCTGATTTTGACGGTTACCCTAACAGCTTTGAAGCGATTAGCGCGCAAGATATTTTATTATATTATCCCTACCACTCATTCGATCATATCACTGAATTGGTTCGCCAAGCCTCATTCGATCCCAAAGTGATTAGCATAAAAATCAACATTTACCGCGTGGCTAAGAACTCCAAATTAATGAATTCGTTAATGGATGCGGTTCACAATAAAAAGAAAGTCACTGTAGTGGTGGAGCTTCAAGCCCGCTTTGATGAGGAAGCCAACATTGAATGGGCAAAATTATTAACCGATGCTGGCGTTCACGTTATTTTTGGTGCACCCGGCCTTAAAATCCACTCGAAATTACTCTTAATTACTAGACGTGAACAGGAAGAATTAAAACGCTACGCACATGTTGGAACAGGTAACTTCCATGAAAAAACCGCTCGAATTTATACCGATTTTGCCTTACTGACGGCCGATCCTTTGATCACTAGCGAAGTGCGCAATGTATTTGGTTATATAGAGAACCCTTACCGGCCAGTAAGATTCAATCAATTAATGGTTTCACCTCGTAATTCTCGTCAACAAATATATAAGATCATTGATAGTGAAATAGCCATAGCAAAAGAAGGCAGGAAAGCAAGCATCATATTAAAAGTAAATAACCTAGTTGATAAGGGCTTAGTCAGTAAATTATATGGGGCAAGTAATGCGGGCGTGAAGATAAAAATGATCATTCGCGGTATGTGTTCATTGGTTCCGGGAATTCAAGGCGTGAGTGAAAACATCACCATCATTAGTGTCATCGATCGTTTTCTTGAGCATCCTCGCGTGATGGTGACTGAAAATGACGGTGATCCTAAAGTCTATATCTCTTCTGCCGACTGGATGACACGAAATATCGATTATCGAATTGAAGTGGCAACTCCCGTTCATTCCCCACGTTTAAAACAACGTATTATTGATATTTTAAACATACACTTCATTGATACGGTCAAAGCTCGAGTCATCGATAAAGAAATGAGTAACACTTATGTGCCACGCGGTAACCGGAAAAAAGTTCGCTCACAAATTGCTATTTATGATTATTTAAAGCAAATTGAAAAGAAAGCACGTCAAAAAATAGAGCCAACAGAATAA
- the ppx gene encoding exopolyphosphatase, giving the protein MNSTNEPNIAPKASGSSENAPSDRQIAAIDLGSNSFHMVVAKVIGSDLQIVSRHKQRVRLADGLDSYMNLDNAAIQRGLDCLAMFAERLVDFAPQNVRIAATHTLRQANNTHIFLSRAKHVLPFPIEVIPGVEEARLIYLGVAHTQPEWEKKLVVDIGGGSTEMIIGEAFEPHLLNSKQLGCVSYTNKFFHNGKLSKKNFSKAILAAEQKLESLSQSYKKLGWDAALGSSGTIKAIREVLMGLGHEDGLITIERLKHLIDELCELDQIDDIKLEGLTDDRKPVFAAGVAILYAVFNSFSIDHMHFSDGALREGLMYEMEDRFQRSDIRMRTAENLAEKHQVDLTHASHVRDQAELFLNQVGSSLSIEPESELCSLLSWGALLHEVGLSIGYKGFHRHSAYILQHTNMPGFNQEQQQVLAALVRFQRKALKLQEMPALSIYKAKQILPLIAILRLAIVLNGQRQGVADLPSLTLSILDINDEVDGEDGIQQKWKITCSNPDWLSENRLLHADLVTEKAYWKSAGWHLMF; this is encoded by the coding sequence ATGAATTCAACCAACGAACCTAACATTGCACCTAAAGCATCGGGATCAAGTGAGAACGCACCTAGCGATAGACAAATTGCGGCGATTGATCTTGGCTCAAATAGTTTTCATATGGTCGTCGCTAAAGTGATTGGTAGCGACTTACAAATTGTCAGCCGTCATAAACAAAGAGTGCGTTTAGCTGATGGCCTAGATAGCTATATGAATCTAGATAATGCCGCCATACAAAGAGGCTTAGACTGCCTTGCCATGTTTGCAGAAAGGCTTGTCGATTTTGCCCCACAGAATGTCCGAATTGCGGCCACTCATACTTTACGTCAAGCTAATAATACACATATTTTTTTATCTAGAGCTAAGCATGTTTTACCGTTTCCAATTGAAGTAATTCCAGGAGTAGAAGAAGCTCGTTTGATCTATTTAGGCGTTGCACATACTCAACCAGAATGGGAAAAAAAATTAGTCGTCGACATTGGTGGCGGCAGTACTGAAATGATCATTGGTGAAGCTTTTGAACCCCACCTACTTAACAGTAAACAACTTGGCTGTGTCAGTTATACCAATAAATTCTTCCATAATGGAAAGCTCTCTAAGAAAAACTTTTCGAAGGCTATTTTAGCGGCCGAACAAAAACTCGAGTCATTAAGCCAATCTTATAAAAAACTAGGATGGGATGCGGCTCTTGGCTCATCTGGCACTATCAAAGCCATCCGTGAAGTCCTTATGGGTCTTGGCCATGAAGATGGGTTAATTACGATTGAAAGGCTCAAACACCTGATTGATGAGCTGTGTGAACTGGATCAAATTGACGACATAAAATTAGAAGGCCTCACGGACGATAGAAAGCCCGTCTTTGCTGCAGGTGTGGCTATTTTATATGCGGTTTTTAATTCTTTTTCGATCGACCACATGCATTTTTCTGATGGGGCATTACGCGAAGGATTAATGTATGAAATGGAAGATAGATTCCAGCGCTCTGATATTCGAATGAGGACAGCGGAGAACCTTGCCGAGAAACATCAAGTTGATTTAACACATGCTAGCCATGTTCGAGATCAGGCTGAATTATTTTTAAATCAAGTTGGCTCTAGCTTATCTATCGAACCTGAAAGCGAACTTTGCAGCTTACTCAGTTGGGGAGCTTTATTACATGAAGTTGGTTTAAGCATTGGCTATAAAGGCTTTCATCGTCACTCCGCTTATATTCTACAGCACACCAATATGCCAGGATTCAATCAAGAACAGCAGCAAGTTTTAGCCGCTTTGGTTCGCTTTCAACGTAAAGCATTAAAACTTCAAGAAATGCCAGCTCTTTCCATTTATAAGGCAAAACAAATCCTACCTTTAATTGCAATTTTACGTCTCGCAATTGTGCTTAATGGACAGCGACAGGGAGTTGCAGACCTACCCTCTTTAACTCTCTCTATTCTTGATATTAATGATGAGGTTGATGGGGAGGATGGCATTCAACAAAAATGGAAAATAACGTGCTCGAATCCAGATTGGCTAAGTGAAAATCGCTTACTGCATGCAGATCTTGTCACAGAAAAAGCGTATTGGAAAAGTGCTGGATGGCACTTAATGTTTTAA
- a CDS encoding PstS family phosphate ABC transporter substrate-binding protein gives MCKISAVVLLIMFSFSSYANKMEVDELPDYQKRSGISDTISSVGSDTLASLITLWAQEFHNIYPNINMQIQASGSSTAPTALTEGTSQFGPMSRPMKAKEIEAFERQYGYPPVSLKVAIDAIGIFVHKDNPIKGLNFEQLDAIFSSTMQCGGTKPLDRWQQLGIQSDWARLGFQLFGRNSVSGTYGYFKQHALCGGDFKRGVNEQPGSASVVQSVASSINSIGYSGIGYQVSKARLLPLARKGSDYVEPTRENILTGRYPLARYLYLYVNKDPLKPLPVSEAEFLKFIFSKQGQLGVEKDGYVPLSSELAKSELNKVGLEL, from the coding sequence ATGTGTAAGATTAGCGCCGTCGTATTGCTCATCATGTTTTCTTTTTCTAGTTATGCCAATAAAATGGAAGTTGATGAGCTTCCTGATTATCAAAAAAGATCAGGTATCTCCGATACGATATCGTCGGTTGGTTCTGATACTTTAGCCAGTTTGATCACTTTGTGGGCGCAAGAATTTCACAATATTTACCCGAATATTAATATGCAAATACAGGCATCGGGTTCGTCAACCGCTCCAACCGCATTGACTGAGGGGACATCACAATTTGGCCCAATGAGCCGCCCGATGAAAGCAAAAGAAATTGAGGCTTTTGAGCGTCAATATGGCTACCCCCCTGTGTCATTAAAAGTGGCTATTGATGCCATTGGTATTTTTGTTCATAAAGACAACCCCATTAAGGGACTGAACTTTGAACAATTAGATGCGATTTTTTCATCAACGATGCAATGTGGCGGTACGAAACCATTAGATCGTTGGCAGCAGTTAGGGATTCAGTCCGATTGGGCTCGATTAGGCTTTCAATTATTTGGTCGTAATTCGGTGTCAGGTACTTATGGCTATTTTAAGCAACACGCTTTGTGTGGCGGTGATTTTAAGCGTGGAGTGAATGAGCAACCAGGATCGGCTTCTGTCGTTCAATCGGTGGCCTCATCGATTAACAGTATTGGTTATTCTGGTATTGGTTATCAAGTGTCAAAAGCCAGGCTTCTTCCTCTTGCAAGAAAGGGAAGTGATTATGTTGAACCAACAAGAGAAAATATTTTAACCGGGCGTTATCCATTAGCTCGTTATTTATACTTGTATGTGAATAAAGACCCACTGAAGCCTCTACCCGTAAGTGAAGCTGAATTTTTGAAGTTTATTTTTTCAAAGCAAGGCCAACTTGGTGTGGAAAAAGATGGTTATGTTCCGCTTTCTTCTGAGCTAGCGAAATCTGAATTGAATAAGGTTGGTTTGGAACTTTAG